A region from the Aegilops tauschii subsp. strangulata cultivar AL8/78 chromosome 5, Aet v6.0, whole genome shotgun sequence genome encodes:
- the LOC120964612 gene encoding uncharacterized protein yields MFHEENHGRMIDHEKYKKELDKVNKQLDTLGDQYSQLVEEVTKMFDWADQNNRVMSDEEFKQKQMDVDKDMEKLAISKEKQSADFGKMKEMEKLAQELKEMKCILRSQGEIIRNTRKERDEMKKERDRLVEEKKKLEFLVGDLMKAGHGNKDKLAKIKSILDE; encoded by the coding sequence ATGTTTCATGAGGAGAATCATGGCAGAATGATTGACCATGAGAAGTATAAGAAAGAGTTGGACAAGGTCAACAAGCAGTTGGATACACTTGGGGATCAGTACAGTCAGCTGGTTGAGGAAGTCACCAAGATGTTTGATTGGGCAGATCAGAACAACAGGGTCATGAGTGATGAAGAGTTCAAGCAGAAGCAGATGGATGTGGACAAGGACATGGAGAAGCTAGCTATCAGCAAGGAGAAGCAGAGTGCTGACTTTGGCAAGATGAAGGAGATGGAGAAGCTGGCTCAGGAGCTGAAGGAGATGAAGTGCATTCTTAGGTCTCAGGGGGAGATCATTAGGAACACAAGGAAGGAGAGGGATGAGATGAAGAAAGAGAGGGACAGGCTggtagaggagaagaagaagctgGAGTTTCTGGTGGGTGATCTTATGAAAGCTGGTCATGGCAACAAGGACAAGCTTGCCAAGATCAAGTCAATCCTTGATGAGTGA